The genomic window TCTAATTCCTGTTCTAGCAGCATCAAATGTTTCAGATTCGATAAGCTCCTTAGCTATTGCTTCTACATCTCTTTCTCTTGCTTCTACTACGTGTCTACCAGAAAGTGTTCCACTGTCCATTCCTCTGTATCTGTATGAGTACATCCAAGATCTCTGGTAAGGAGATATTGGGGCAAAGTAAACGGAGTCAGTAAACTGGACATATCTAATTCTGTCTCCAGCTTTTGCGCCAGGTGTTGGCTCTACAAGTTCTCTTATAGGACATTCTGGTTCTCCCATTTCTTCTAATGGTGGGTGAACGCTCTTGTAGTCCTCTCCAGGCTGCCTGTGACCAAGAACTCTTACAACATCCTCATCGGATACTGATCTTATCTTTTGGAGTTTGTATTCAGGATCCATGTATTTTTTTCTGTTTTTTGATGGATCTGATGTTCCAGGGTGAAATTGTGCTTTATATTTCATAACTATTCCTCCTAATTTAGACCTTTTATGTAGTCAGATACTCCTTTTTTGTATTTTGTAAATCTACCTAATTCGATATTATAGCCAAAAGGCAAGAACTCATCACAAACATCTTTTATAACTTTCAGGACATCTTCATTATTGTCCTCTACTTCAATCCATATCCAACCAACCATATAGTTCTCATTTTCATTTGAATTAATAGAAGGTCCGTGAACTGAAACGTTTGTGACAAAGTCGAATCTAGTTAGTTCATCAGTTATTTTATCTGCCGTTTCTTTTGAAATCAATTTGAAAGGGAATATCTGTATCTCAGGTCTAATTTTCAATATTACTCCTCCTAGATACCTCCTTTAATCTTAGCGGCGGCTTGATTTACGTACTTCATTGGTTCGGCAAATTCAGGTACTGTGGAGAATACTTCTTTGATTAATCCGGATGTTGCTTCTGGTGAAAACATCTGTGTTCCTGCATCTAATGCCATTGCGGCAGCGATACATGGAATTACGAATCCTTTTGAGTGTCTTGTAACGATGTGGTTTCCGTTGAATATACCAGGACCTCCTCCACCATAGATAGAGTGGGAGAAGAATGACATACCAACAGTTGTACCCTGAGCTCTTCCAAAGTCTACACCAGGAAGGCCTGTTTCGTGTTCGACTAAATCGTTGAAGTATAAGACTGTTGAAGGTATTCCTTGACCTGCTCTCATTGCACCACAGTTTACCATAACTGCGGCAAGCATACCTGATGCGGCATATGCGTTCCATAATGGTATATCTTTGGCCTTGTATACTTTGTAGCCAGAGGGTAGAGTCTTGTCTACTGCTATAACCTTATCTTCAATTGCTTTTCCAACTATGGATTCAACAACTGATCCTATTGTTCCTTTCTTTCCGTTTTCTTTAACTAATTCGTAAGTAATATTGTTTGCATTCATTCCCTGAAATGCAAGTCCCAATAGATGCATTCTTTCAAATGGCCCTACTGCGTCTCCCATTTCAAACATTGCAGTTTGTTCAAGGATTGAAGCAAGTGCTGCTGAATTCATTGCGTTTTTCTTTGTTGTTGCAACTATATGGTTAACCATAATGTTTCTAAGCGAATATCCAAGACCTTCATTCTTCTGAGGAACTTCAAGCATAGCTTGAATTTTTGCACCTTTAAGGTCAAGAGTCTGTGGGTAGGATCCCCATATTGCGGCCTTTACAAGGTTTGCGTCAAATATACTAACATCAAACACATCAATAATTGCCTGTGTTACGGCTGATGCTGTTGCAGTCATACCGACAGTATATTCACAAAACATTCTCTTTGTTGGTACTTGTACCAACATTCTTTCATTGTTTCCCAAAAGCGTTACTAAAGTATCGTCTTTTGCATCAACTTTAAGAATTTCTTCTACTCTTTTCTTGATCTCTGGGGCTTTCCCGACAACATCGAGCTTCATTTCTCTTCCCATAATTGATTGGCCTTTACCACCAAGTGCTCCTGTGGCAAGTGCTGACTGGGTGCCTTTAAGATCGACAGCAATTGTTCTGACAATTTTAGAAACTATACTCTGTATTGCCTCATTTTTTAGAGGACTGAGAGTTTCCAATGGGACTCCACTCTCAACGAGTTTACCCCTGTCAGAATACAAATCTATTTTGTCGCTATATTTTGGCATATAGTATTCCTCCTTTTTTTTGATATCCAAAAACAGGATATCATGTCCAAGATTCTTAAAGTCCATTAAACGGACTTCAGAAATACCTAATACAAATAATATTTAAGTGTTTCTATTTAGAATATTTATT from Methanofastidiosum sp. includes these protein-coding regions:
- the mcrG gene encoding coenzyme-B sulfoethylthiotransferase subunit gamma is translated as MKYKAQFHPGTSDPSKNRKKYMDPEYKLQKIRSVSDEDVVRVLGHRQPGEDYKSVHPPLEEMGEPECPIRELVEPTPGAKAGDRIRYVQFTDSVYFAPISPYQRSWMYSYRYRGMDSGTLSGRHVVEARERDVEAIAKELIESETFDAARTGIRGRTVHGHALRLDENGIMFDAMQRYVYDKSTGDVKYVKDMVGEPIPAPISVGKPLSEDELKKRTTIYRADGITIKQDAEVLQMVQNVHWERSFGGFEPFKEAKF
- the mcrB gene encoding coenzyme-B sulfoethylthiotransferase subunit beta — encoded protein: MPKYSDKIDLYSDRGKLVESGVPLETLSPLKNEAIQSIVSKIVRTIAVDLKGTQSALATGALGGKGQSIMGREMKLDVVGKAPEIKKRVEEILKVDAKDDTLVTLLGNNERMLVQVPTKRMFCEYTVGMTATASAVTQAIIDVFDVSIFDANLVKAAIWGSYPQTLDLKGAKIQAMLEVPQKNEGLGYSLRNIMVNHIVATTKKNAMNSAALASILEQTAMFEMGDAVGPFERMHLLGLAFQGMNANNITYELVKENGKKGTIGSVVESIVGKAIEDKVIAVDKTLPSGYKVYKAKDIPLWNAYAASGMLAAVMVNCGAMRAGQGIPSTVLYFNDLVEHETGLPGVDFGRAQGTTVGMSFFSHSIYGGGGPGIFNGNHIVTRHSKGFVIPCIAAAMALDAGTQMFSPEATSGLIKEVFSTVPEFAEPMKYVNQAAAKIKGGI